The Leadbettera azotonutricia ZAS-9 genome has a window encoding:
- a CDS encoding ABC transporter ATP-binding protein — translation MSGNIPERPLLEVRRLSVSLRNTQNTLIKGISFYINQGEVLGLVGESGSGKSLTSLAIAGLLPRTMYPSGSILLNGNEIIGARESSLVNIRGRDAAIVFQEPGYALDPLMKTGKQIALPLKKHSGLTGIKLHDAVLALMEEVKLSDIERIAGSFSHEISGGQRQRVAIALALACSPKLLIADEPTSSTDASIQKQLVELIHDTAAKRGIAVLFISHDIAIVHKIARRIIVMKDGTIVEEADGDALIKNPQHEYTKLLISSARKLSLGAKNPGSL, via the coding sequence ATGAGCGGGAATATACCGGAACGGCCGCTGCTGGAAGTCAGGAGATTAAGCGTCAGTTTGCGTAACACCCAAAATACCCTCATAAAAGGAATCAGTTTTTATATCAACCAAGGGGAGGTTTTGGGGCTTGTGGGTGAATCGGGGAGCGGCAAATCCCTCACATCCCTGGCGATTGCAGGGCTTTTGCCCAGGACCATGTATCCAAGCGGAAGCATACTGCTTAATGGAAATGAAATCATCGGGGCCCGCGAAAGCAGCCTAGTAAATATTAGAGGCAGGGATGCTGCGATTGTTTTTCAGGAACCAGGCTATGCCCTGGACCCATTAATGAAGACAGGGAAGCAAATCGCCCTGCCCCTGAAAAAACACTCAGGCCTTACAGGTATAAAACTGCATGATGCGGTTTTAGCTTTGATGGAAGAAGTCAAATTAAGCGATATTGAGCGTATTGCCGGGTCATTTTCCCACGAGATTTCCGGAGGGCAGAGACAGCGGGTTGCCATCGCCCTTGCCCTTGCATGTTCGCCAAAGCTGCTCATTGCGGATGAACCCACCAGCTCTACGGACGCATCAATTCAAAAGCAGCTTGTGGAACTGATTCATGATACCGCAGCGAAGCGGGGAATTGCGGTGCTTTTTATTTCCCATGATATTGCAATTGTCCATAAAATTGCCCGCAGGATTATTGTCATGAAGGATGGAACTATTGTTGAAGAAGCCGATGGCGACGCCCTTATTAAAAACCCTCAGCATGAATATACAAAGCTGCTTATATCCTCCGCGCGGAAATTAAGCCTTGGGGCAAAGAACCCGGGTTCATTGTGA